From the genome of Mixophyes fleayi isolate aMixFle1 chromosome 2, aMixFle1.hap1, whole genome shotgun sequence, one region includes:
- the WASF2 gene encoding actin-binding protein WASF2 produces MPLVARCIEPRYVCRQKLPNVRSELECMTNLSLSNVIRQLGSLSHYAEDIFGELFTEASLFAQRVGTLGERVEKLQVKITQLDPKEEEVSLQGINTRKAFHSNTLQDQQLFVRDSLSVPVCETYITCDMPPPLNILSPYRDDGKEALKFYTDPSYFFDLWKEKMLQDTKDIMKEKRKHRREKKDNPNRDNVNPRKIRTRKDEWQKLKMGQEFVEPTDKLQNAGVQVNQNGSVSSMDGGDFIQYPPPPPNEDIVAIPSPVPDDFLPPPPMEFSVPGTSNRASLVSPAHPPPAPPIGSPLGGRPNFSPPLAPPPPPPAGVFPDTTYLPPPSPPANLTIPGFPAPPPPPVPSSVMDYSPASPVTPTTPPACGPPPPPPPPPPGPPPPGPPPPPSFSHPERDSLAQPSKPKTSLPPVSDARSDLLSAIRQGFNLRKVEEQLEHEKRDIGGNDVATILSRRIAVEYSDSEDDSSEFDEDEWSD; encoded by the exons ATGCCGCTGGTTGCTCGCTGCATTGAGCCGCGCTATGTGTGCCGGCAGAAGCTTCCGAATGTCCGCAGTGAACTGGAATGTATGACCAACCTGAGCTTGTCCAATGTCATCCGCCAGCTTGGCAGTCTGA GTCACTATGCAGAGGATATATTTGGGGAACTGTTCACTGAGGCAAGTTTGTTTGCTCAGCGTGTGGGAACACTGGGCGAGAGAGTGGAGAAACTACAGGTCAAAATCACACAGCTGGATCCCAAAGAGGAAGAGG TTTCTCTACAGGGCATAAACACCAGAAAGGCATTCCACAGTAACACCTTGCAAGATCAGCAGCTGTTTGTACGCGACTCTCTATCTGTTCCTGTCTGTGAAACATACATCACATGCGACATGCCGCCACCACTCAACATCCTGTCTCCTTACAG GGATGATGGGAAGGAGGCCCTGAAGTTTTACACAGACCCCTCATATTTCTTTGACCTCTGGAAGGAAAAGATGTTACAAGATACCAAGGATATTATGAAAGAAAAACGTAAACATAGG agagaaaagaaagataatCCCAACCGTGACAATGTGAATCCACGCAAGATCCGCACACGGAAAGATGAATGGCAGAAGCTGAAGATGGGGCAGGAGTTTGTGGAGCCTACAGACAAACTGCAAAATGCTGG GGTCCAGGTGAATCAAAATGGATCTGTCAGCTCCATGGATGGGGGAGATTTTATCCAGTATCCCCCTCCACCTCCAAATGAAGACATTGTAGCAATTCCATCTCCAGTTCCTGATGACTTTCTGCCACCCCCCCCTATGGAATTCAG tGTACCTGGAACCTCTAATCGAGCAAGCTTGGTTAGCCCAGCCCACCCTCCACCAGCTCCTCCTATTGGTTCTCCTCTAGGAGGAAGGCCCAATTtctctcctcctctggctcctccacctcctccacctgCTGGAGTATTCCCAGATACCACCTACCTTCCTCCTCCATCTCCACCAGCCAACCTTACCATTCCAGGctttcctgctcctcctcctcctccagtaCCTTCTTCTGTAATGGATTATTCACCTGCTTCCCCTGTTACTCCTACAACTCCTCCTGCTTGTGGCCCACCTCCTCCACCCCCACCACCTCCACCAGGTCCACCACCTCctggtccccctcctcctccatctttttctCATCCAGAGAGAGATTCTTTGGCACAGCCTTCCAAACCCAAAACTTCCTTACCACCAGTGAGCGATGCTCGGAGCGACCTTTTGTCTGCTATCCGTCAAG GTTTTAATCTGCGCAAGGTAGAGGAACAGCTGGAGCATGAGAAGCGAGATATTGGAGGAAATGATGTGGCTACTATCCTGTCTCGTCGTATAGCAGTGGAGTACAGCGATTCAGAGGATGACTCTTCAGAATTTGATGAGGATGAGTGGTCCGACTAA